A stretch of the Candidatus Bandiella numerosa genome encodes the following:
- a CDS encoding phosphoethanolamine transferase, with protein MLKLKNTISLEIFNLLISVFIALFLNLPLWNFFYNLVTINKLFSLNFLLIFFIVLVCFIYFAISLFSFRYIHKLFLSLILICGSLAQYFMLKYGVIIDSSMIQNVLETDLKESFELFTYKMLVMVLFFGIIPSFAVYKIKIKYPIKIFGYIKFYLFSFLALVIFISVIFVQYKTFVSIFRNHKDIIFRIIPNNYINGIYQNIILLLPEQSIKSISSKANKNQAWQYHQRKAIFVFVIGEAARASNFSLNGYVKETNPNLKKDDIINFSNFYSCGTTTAVSVPCIFSSLNKSNFSKAKFKNNDNLLKLIKNSGFNTLWIDNNSGCKSACNDVKTIEMESYLNDGLDREIYDEEMLNIFQKFIKQNSKDDLFIVLHQKGSHGPAYYKRTPDNFHKFKPICKSIELQQCSSEEITNGYDNTILYTDYFLSQVISILKENNDADTAMFYVSDHGQSLGEDGIYLHGMPYLVAPKHQKHIPMIIWLSENFTMDFGIDKGCVSKQVEKEFSHDNLFHSILDLLKIDTKALKNSLSFFQNCKVK; from the coding sequence ATGTTAAAATTAAAAAATACTATTTCACTTGAGATATTCAATTTATTAATATCTGTTTTTATAGCTTTATTTTTAAATTTACCGCTCTGGAATTTTTTTTATAATCTAGTTACTATTAACAAGCTTTTTTCACTAAATTTTTTATTAATATTTTTTATTGTTTTAGTATGTTTTATATACTTTGCAATTTCTCTTTTTTCATTTCGTTATATCCATAAATTATTTCTATCATTGATTTTAATTTGTGGTTCGTTAGCTCAATATTTCATGCTGAAATATGGAGTTATAATTGATAGCTCAATGATTCAAAATGTATTAGAGACGGATTTAAAAGAATCTTTTGAATTATTTACGTATAAAATGCTCGTGATGGTTTTATTTTTTGGCATAATACCTTCATTTGCTGTTTATAAAATAAAAATAAAATATCCTATTAAAATATTTGGCTATATCAAATTTTACCTTTTCAGCTTTTTAGCATTAGTAATTTTTATATCTGTGATATTTGTTCAATACAAAACATTTGTGTCTATTTTTAGAAATCACAAAGATATTATATTCAGAATTATACCAAATAATTACATCAATGGTATTTATCAAAATATAATTTTATTGCTTCCGGAACAAAGTATAAAATCAATATCAAGTAAAGCAAATAAGAATCAAGCTTGGCAATATCACCAGAGAAAGGCTATATTTGTATTCGTAATTGGTGAAGCAGCAAGAGCTAGTAACTTTTCATTAAATGGCTACGTAAAGGAAACAAATCCAAATTTAAAAAAAGATGATATAATAAATTTCAGCAATTTTTATTCATGCGGAACCACTACAGCTGTCTCAGTGCCATGTATATTTTCCTCACTTAATAAATCAAATTTTAGTAAGGCAAAATTTAAAAATAATGATAATTTATTAAAGTTAATTAAGAACTCGGGATTTAACACTTTATGGATAGATAATAATAGTGGGTGCAAATCTGCTTGTAATGATGTGAAAACTATAGAAATGGAGTCATATTTAAACGATGGTTTAGACAGAGAAATTTATGATGAGGAGATGTTGAATATTTTTCAAAAATTTATTAAACAAAACAGTAAAGATGATCTATTTATTGTTTTACATCAAAAAGGCAGTCATGGTCCTGCATACTATAAGAGAACACCAGATAATTTTCATAAATTTAAACCTATTTGTAAATCAATTGAGTTGCAGCAATGTTCGTCAGAAGAGATAACCAATGGTTATGATAACACAATATTATACACAGACTATTTCTTATCACAGGTAATTTCAATATTAAAAGAGAATAATGATGCGGATACAGCAATGTTCTACGTCTCTGATCATGGACAATCTCTAGGAGAAGATGGTATTTATTTGCATGGAATGCCATACTTAGTTGCACCGAAGCATCAAAAACATATTCCAATGATTATATGGTTATCAGAAAATTTTACGATGGATTTTGGTATTGATAAGGGGTGTGTTTCAAAGCAGGTAGAAAAAGAATTTTCTCATGATAATTTATTTCATTCGATTTTGGATTTATTAAAAATTGACACGAAAGCTCTAAAGAATAGCCTGAGCTTTTTTCAAAATTGCAAAGTTAAATAG